In the genome of Corynebacterium glucuronolyticum DSM 44120, the window CGTGCTTCCAAGTGTACTGCTCGTAATTCTCCACACCATGACCGAATGTGTGCCCGTAGTTAAGGATCTCGCGTAGACCGCTCTCCCGGAGATCCTGAGAGACAACATCGGCTTTAACTTGTATGGAGCGCGTAATAACTGAGGTGAGGTCCGCCGCCTTCTCCTGGAAGCACGCCGGATTCTTCTCTACAATCTCGAGGATCGCGGGATCTTTGATGAAACCACACTTGATGATTTCGGCTGCCCCGGAAATGAGGTCTTCCTCCGGAAGTGTGGAAAGAAAGTCGAGGTCAACAAAAACGGCGTTGGGCTCGTAAAACGATCCGACAAGGTTCTTGCCGTAGGAGGAATTGATACCGGTTTTTCCGCCTACAGCAGCATCAACCATGCCAAGCAAGGACGTAGGAATGTTGACAAGTGGGACACCGCGCATCCACGTGGCAGCGAGGAAACCTGCCAGATCTGTCGCTGCACCTCCACCGAGCCCGACAACGACGTCGGAACGGCAAATATTATTCTCCCCACACAGGTCCCAGAGTTTTTCTAGTACGGCAGAAGTTTTGCCAGCCTCAGCATCGGGGATTTCAGCCAGGGTCACTACGAGCCCAGAAAGGGACAATTCACTTTCCAGCTGTGAAGCAGCGTGAGCCAATGTTGGCTGGTGAACGAGGACAACGTGACGAGCCTTCTCCAAACCTGCGATAAAGGCTACAACTTCTTTCTTCAGGTCGTTCCCAATCGTGACAGTGTACTGCCTTTGAGCATTGACAACGATGCTCTGCCTGTCTGGCATTCTCTACCTCCATCGGCCCGTAGCGACCCTACATCTATTTGCTAAAATTTTAGAGAAAATCACGCGAAGTTACGTAACATAGCGGTTTCTTCTTTGCTAATTTTGCCACATGCTGAACAAATTTAGCTCAATTCTTCAGAACCAACGGCTCTGACCTGCACTTTTCCAACGAACGCCTACCCCCGAAATCTGCACAATTAGCGCAATCTTCAAGAGTTATGAGCCGTACACTTCCCCCACGATGAGCACGTCGGCCAATAATTCCGACAATACTTACCGACTCTCCCCCACTTACAACTCATTAGCACCGAAGCTTAACCACGGTTCCACTGACGTTCCCGGGGTAAATTCAGGACCACGGTCACCACTTATCGGCCGGTTGTGGCTCGTCCTCCGTTCGGCTTCGCAGGAACGAACAGCGATTCCTCTAACGCTTTAGCTCACATGCTGCGTCCCTCCAGTCGCACCGAAGGAACGCGGGTGTTTATAGCGATAGCGACTACCCCCAAATGATCTCGAGGATCTCCCCTACAATGGCGGTCGGTCGCTTGTCGTCGGTACGGACACGGTACATTGACACGTCGCGGTACCAGTCCCGCCGTGTTGCGAGAAGCTTTGCGTAGTGCTCCTTCGGATTTTCAGCTTCCAACACCGGGCGCGTTCCCTCTGCGCTGGTGCGAGCGAAGCCAGCCTCGTCTGAGACATCAAGCCACACCACAGTGTGACCGGCAAATAAATCTCGAGTCGCTTGCGTAGTTACTGCCCCGCCACCCACGCTGACGATTCCGTGGTTGGAAAGAGCCAGAGAAATGGCTTCACGTTCGACATCTCGGAATGTAGCTTCACCAAGTTCGGAGAACACGTCTCCGCACGCCTTCCCGTATTCCTTCTCGATGAGCTGATCAGTGTCAATGAACGGAATGTTGAGGGTGCTTGCTAGTCGATGCCCGATGGTGGTCTTCCCAGCTCCGGGCGGTCCGACGAGAACAACGCGCGGCTTACTCATGCGCACCATTCCCCCACGTCAACAGCTCGTTGACGTACGCGCGGTAGTCAGAAACCCGCTTCGTGATCTCACCCACCGTGTCTCCACCGAACATGTCTAGGACTGCCCGAGCAAGTACAAGTGCCACCTCAGATTCAGCTACGACGGCTGCAGCGGGAACAGCGCATACGTCGGAGCGCTGATGAATTGCAGTAGCCGGTTCGCCCGTCGACATGTCCACCGTACGTAGCGCTCGTGGAACGGTCGAAATTGGCTTCATTGCGGCTCGGACGACGAGTGGTTGGCCGTTGGTCATTCCGCCTTCGAGTCCACCAGCTCGGTTGCTGGCGCGAGTAGGCACGCCGTCGTCAGTAACAATCTCATCGTGAGCGGCGCTTCCGGGCCGGTTGGCTTCTTCGAATCCATCACCAATTTCCACGCCCTTGATGGCCTGAATGCTCATGACGGCCTGGGCCAGTTGGCCATCCAGCCTGCTTCCAGCCGTCACGTGTGATCCCAATCCAATCGGCAGCCCATGCGCTACCACTTCAACCACACCGCCGAGAGTGTCGCCTTGTTTCTTCGCTTCGTCGATGCGAGCGACCATAGCTGCAGTCGCTTCCTCGCTCATTGCGCGGACCGGGGAAGCATCAATGCGTTCTTCGTCCCCCGGCTGGGGGACACTCGTGTCTTTCGGTTGACTCCCACCGATCGATACGACGTGGGACAGGATGGTGATCCCCGCGACTTGTGCCAGCAGCTGTTTGGCCACTTCCCCACATGCCACCCGTGCTGCGGTTTCTCTCGCAGAGGAACGCTCCAAGATGTCACGCGCGTCCTCTGCACCGTATTTGATCATGCCCGCGAAGTCCGCATGACCCGGCCGTGGCCGAGTCAGCGTTGCTCCCCTGCCTGAATGCAGCGCCTTATCTACCTCGGGATCATTCTCGTCAACGGGGTCGGCGCTCATAATCGTCGTCCACTTCGGCCACTCTGTATTTCCGATGACAATGGAAATCGGGCTTCCGAGAGTATATCCATAGCGAAAACCCCCCAGGAAAGTGACCTCATCGGCCTCGAACTTCATCCGGGCGCCACGCCCGTATCCGAGCCGACGTCGTGCGAGGGCACGCTGCACATCGCGGGTGCTCATTTCGATCCCGCGGGGCATCCCCTCAATCAGGGCTACTAGCGCCTGTCCGTGTGATTCTCCTGAAGTAGACCATCGAAGCATAGAGCATATTCTTTCACGAATATCGTGAAAAACAATTTCCTCCCCGCTCTGTGCACGTTCTTCCCCACTCTGTGCACCTTCTTCCCAACTCTGCGCACGGCTCTGTTCGCCCGGAAACGTCACCCACGCACATCCGCACTGCGTGCCTACAGCCAACCTCCACGCACACCTGTCAGCCCGCACCACTAGCTCACCTTCGGGAAACCAAAGCCAGTCCCCCATGCTTTCACGCTAAAACCCTGCACAAAGTGAACGAGCGTAGTAGCACAGGACAACCGCGAGGATCATTGCAGGCCCGTGGGCTACCGGGTGTGTGGGGCGAGCGGAAAGGAGTGTGATTACAGACGCACCGGCGACAGCGGCGAAGAGATACGGAAAACCGACAATGATCCCGAGGGGAAACGCGACCTTGATGTCTCCTCCGCCGACACCGCCCGTTAGAAGACCAACAGCGAGGTAGAGCGCCACCCAGACCACTCCAGCTAACAGCCGTTCCTGAGCATGCGCCCCGTCAAGGACCACGCATGCAGTAGGAGCGACAAGCCAGGCTGGGACTGTCAGCCAATTGGGCAACCGCCGAAAGCACACATCCCATCCGACAAGCAGGCACATCCAGACAAAGGTAAGGATCAGAACAGCTGTCCCCACCCACTCATCAACACCCTTCGCAATAACACCGACGAGCAGGTGCGTGGCTGGTAGCTGTTGTTCTGCCTGAGCGATGTCCCCCCACATGAGCCCCAGTGTACGAACATAGTGGTTGCGCTTCCGACTTGCCCCGCACAACCGGTTTCGCACGCCCTTGCTTGTCGACGCACATGGTTACTCGTCCACCAGGCACACCGTTACCTCGAGTACGCTTCATCTTTCGTATCAATGTCGGGGTTTCACTCGGCGAGATATTCATCCAAAGCATTCCGCATTGCGTCGCGAGGAGCCCGCAACCCGGTGTACTGCTCGAACTGGGAGAAGGACTGGTAGGAGAGCATGACGTTGCCTTCGACCGCGCTGCACCCTTTCTTTCGCGCGGCGGTTGCCAACGGAGTCGGGCGAGGATCGTAAATGACATCTAAGACCGGACATTGGGCAATGTCCTCTTCTTTTCCTGTTAAAACCACAGATGGAACTGTTGATATCACAACTGCGGCATCTGAAGTCAGTGAAGCTAGGTCGACGGAGTAATCGACGTAGTGGAAGTCCGCATCACCGACGATGGGGCGCAGTTCATCAGATTTGTCGGTCCTATTAACTACGGTGACACCCGACGCACCAAGATATCCAAGAGCCCACAATGCTGGCCGCGATGTGCCACCTCCGCCAATGACAACAGCGTCACGCCCACGCACAGTGCCAGCCACACCCAGCTCTTCAAGCGCACCGAGGATTCCTTCACAATCGGTATTGTCTGCAAACCACGTCCCATCCTCGTTATGCACAAGAGTGTTGGCGGAACCAATTGTGGCTCCCCGATCGGAAACTTCATCTGCGACATCCAGTGCCGCAAATTTACATGGCATCGTGACGCTCACTCCCCGCACCGATGAGTCAAGGTGAGAGATAAAGTCTGCCACCTCCTCGGCCACACATTCGTGACGGAGAAATGTCCATTCGGCGGCAATTCCGTACGCCTCGTAGCCGGCCGTGTGCAGTACCGGAGACAGTGAGTGGGCGATGGGTGAGCCGATTACATAGCAGGTGTTCATAGATTCTCCACTGATAAGTTGTGCACTGCGCACGCGCAATGCTCGATTTTTACGCTGACCACACGCATGCTGCCGTTCCACACACTCCAAACACAGCTCCCGCAGGTCGGTGCCCTCATTAGGTTTACCTCGACAAACATGTCAGTGACAAACGAGAACGAAACCTAACGTGCACACCAACCCACGATCCAGACACCAGGATGATTGGCGAGCGATTAATAAAGGGCGCGTGCGTGGCCAATGAGCCGTGTGCGAGAGCACTGTTAGGAGCAAATGTACCAGGAGAGAAAGAAGGGCCGCATCCGTATTCCTGCATACTGTCGGGAGAAACTCGGCTGCCAACTGGTACTCAGCGTGTTCGGCGAAGCGATTCGCGCTTTGGCCAAACCGGGAGCCTGCGGGAGCCTTCCACGCTGTCGCCCGGAGGAGAGAGAACATACGTGGAATCTCAGCACACAGCGATGCCGTTCAAGCTGGGATGCCGTACAAGCTGGGTAGAAAAGATGAAAAGCACATCGACGTGTCCGCGCTCGTGCTCCCGCACTCGTCCATGTTCACGATGATCGGCAGGGTGCGGCCTACGTCATCTGAGCGCAAACGCAAACCGCATTCTCCTGAATATCACACGACGTTGGTAGCGAGAAATGGGGAGACAGAACAATCCGGCGGTTAAACGTGACCAGTAAATAGGGAAATAAAGGGAAGGGAGCGCCCATAGGGCGCTCCCTTATCCACTAAAAGGCCTCTGATCCTCCGCTAGCGGTTGGAATCCAAGACTCCTGAATCTGCAGCTTTTTGTGTATCGGCCATGTGCTGCTCGAACGTGTCGTTAAAGACAGTCGTTCCGTCCCTGTCAATGGTGACAAAGAATAGCCAATTGCCGGGTGCCGGATTCTCCATGGCAGTCACTGCTTCGATAGACGGCGAGGCGATCGGTGTGGCCGGAAGACCGTCCTTTGCGTAGGTGTTCCAGGGAGTGACGCGGGCGCGATCCTCGTCCGTCGTTGCAACTTCCTGCTCGTCCAGGCCGTAGTTGACAGTGGAATCAAACTCCAAACGCATCGGCTTTGCCAAGCGATTCAAGATGACGCGCGCCACCTTATCGAACTCGCCAGCGGGAGCCTCCCGCTCGACCAGCGATGCTGCCGTAAGCAGCTCGTAGGGACTCAAACCGATTGCTCCGGCACGCTCGACGATTCCAGTTTCTGTGAAGCTCTGAGCGGAGGTTGTGACCAGTTGTGTGAGAATCTCCTCTGCGCTCGCCTCGGGGTCAATAACGTATTCACCAGGTTCAATCAACCCTTCGAGGCGCTTCGGGTCACCTGTAGCCTCCTGCACATGTCCCATTGCCCATGACGGCACGCCAAGCGAGGTTGGGTCTGCGTTTGCGCCTGCAGACTGCAGTTCCTCTGGGCTCAAGCAGGAATCACCCACGCTGCAGGAAATAGCAGAGATGAGTGAGTAAATACCGAACCGAGTGTCCCCACCAACTACCTTGGAATCCATGAGGGTTGCGCCGGTAGGAACCTTCAGCAGATCAATCGCGTTTTCTGGATTAACAAACGCGTTGACAGCCGCCTCGGCACTCATCTTCTTCTGCAACTTGTAAAATCCGGGTTTTACATCCGCTGCTTTTGTATTCGTTGCCGCTGCTGATTGGAAAGCCTCGTTGCTCGAAACAACTCCCGTCTCCACCAGCGTCGGTCCCAGTTCTGAAAGCGTTGACCCTGGCTTGATTTCTGCTAGCACAATTTGTCCGTTACCATCTCCGCGAAAATCCCCACCACTTTGGGCCTTGACTCCGATGAAAGCAATTGCAGCGATGAGTGTGAGGATCAGGCCGATAAGCACGCCGATCCGCCGGCCACGTCCATCTCCAGTACCACTGCTGCCGGCATGCGAGCCATGCGCACCGCAGTAACCATTGCGAAACGCCGAGTCTGACGTTGGTTCTGAGCCTCCGAGAGCTGGTGATCTACGTGCCATAATCAGAAATTTTATCCTATTGTTACCAAACCGTGTGCAACGACCCGGCAATATCGGTTAGGAATTAATAAAAAATTTACCTCTCACCACTTTCCTTGCGCACAGACGGTGACTATTCGAAGACACCGAAGCGACCAGCTACCTGGCGTCGACAAGCCACATGAACCTTCGACCTCTCATCGTTGCCGTGGAGAGGTTGCTGCAATGGGGACTGTATTGCACCAGAATCCTCAGCTGGAGTGGTGAACCTCGAGGCGGAAAAGAAAGAGCTACCTCGAACCAATCGCCAGCTAGGCCCACACACCGGCGAGAGGTAACCACCAACCGGGAAAGCCTACCGGCTGCGAGATGTCAGGACAGAAGCATTCGGGACTCTATGTCCCTCCCCTGCATTGCGAGCTGTGCATTACCGAACCGGCAGATGCAGAAAGCAGTGCCCGTGCCCAAAACACCCGCACCCAAAAAACGCCCGCGCCCAAAAAGAGCACAGGAACGCGACAGAAGTATCGATCCGTGGGGTGTTCGCAGCGAGGACAGTCATGTAGGTACGAGGACTACCACTAGGACCACGACAAAATGCGTAGACGATAACTGCGGTAAAGCGGGGGCAGAGACCCGTTCACACCCCGTTGGCATCCGCCTCGCCGTCTTCGTCCTGTGTCTTGTCTTGCGAGGTAGCTAAATAACTCCGCCGAGCATCGAGCCAGGTCTGCAAAATCTCCACAGCGGCCGCCTGGTCGACCACCTTACGCCCCGCGCGTTCCGTCAGGCCAGAGGCATGAAGAGCCTGCGTGGCGATGACGGTGGTCAGGCGCTCATCAGCGAACCGAACCGGAATTGCTTGCCCGGCCCCAGCCAGAACGCGTTCCAGGCGCTGACCGATATCGCGAGCATGGACAACTGATGCCGAACCGTTGCCCTTCAGGTCCCGTGGCAATCCGATGATGACCTCGACAGGTTCGTATTCGCGCACGATCTGCATAATTCGACGAATATCCTCGCCGTCTGGAATTTCGCTCCCGACGCGCTTATGAGATCTGGGAACAGTCTCCACGGGCATGGCCATTCGGGCATCGCGATCGGATGAAGCGATGCCGATTCGGACAGTCCCCACATCTAGCGCTAGTCGGCGACCATCCCCAGGATCGTCGACCCCCGCTACGGAAGGTTCGATATCCTCAAGCCCCATCAAGCGCAAGGCTTCGACACCGAGACGGGGGTCAATTCCCTTTTCAGGGGCACGTGACTCCCCTTGCCTACTGGGCCGGTTGCCTCTATGACCACCGGTTGCCCGATGCCACTGGCGGTTACCGCGTCCGCCCCTTCGCTGCTGCGAGGAGCGTCCACCGCCATTGCCCGTGCGCCTGTTCTTCCCCATCAGTTAGCGAGCAGCCAAATCGCGGGTAACCGCGTCGAAAGCTGCGGTGAATCCAGCAGGGTTCGATCCCGAGCCCTGAGCCAAATTCGGCTTGCCACCGCCCTTACCGCCAACGTGTTCACCAATCACCTTGACCACATCTCCGGCCTTGATACCTGCGTCGACAGCGGCAGCAGTAGCGGCAACGGCAAACGGAGCCTTTCCGCCCTGCGATCCACCAAGGACGACAACCGCTGAACAGCTCCCGAGTCGGTTGGCTAAATCCTGCGCCATGGCGCGAAGATCCTTGGCACCAACGGTCTCACCGAGGTTCTCAGCGATGAGTTCAAAAGAACCGGCCTTCTTCGCGGAATCAACGAGTGCACCCACACGATCAGCCAGCGCCTTCGCGTGCAGATTCTCGATTTCCTTTTCGGCAGCCTTCAGTTTCTCCGTCAGCTGTGCAATACGCTCCGGTAGGTCGTCACTCGGGGTTTTGAGAGCCGTAGCGAGTCCTTCCGCCAGGCTGCGCTCCTTAGACAGGTAGCTGAAAGAGTTGAGACCGGAGTAGGCCTCGATTCGGCGGACACCAGAACCAACAGAGGATTCGCCGAGCACGGCCACTGGCCCGATCTGCGCAGAACGGGCCACGTGGGTACCACCACACAGCTCCATCGAGAACGGTCCACCGATCTCGACAACTCGGACAATGTCACCGTAGTTTTCGCCGAACAGTGCCATCGCACCCATCGCCTTGGCTTCCTCAAGCGGCATCTCATTGGTGTTCACAGTCCAATCCGTATCCACCGCTTCGTTCGTGATGCGCTCGATCTCCTCAAGCTGCTTCGGAGTAAGAGCCTGAGCATAGTTGAAGTCGAAGCGGAGGTAACCCGGTTTGTTCATGGAGCCGGCCTGAACTGCTGTCGGCCCAAGAGTCTGTCGAAGTGCGGCATGGATGAGGTGTGTAGCGGAGTGTGCCTGGCGAGCAGCGTGACGCCACTGCTCATCCACATGCAAAGCAGCAGTATCCCCGACCTCGAATCCGCCGGCGGTGACGGTGGACTTGTGCAACCACAGCTTCTTACCAATTTTCTGAACGTCATTGACGTTCAGAGTGGCATCGCCGATCGTCATCGTGCCGCGATCACCGAGCTGACCGCCTGCCTCCGCGTACATCGGGGTGGCCTCGACGATGACCTCGACCTCGTCCCCTTCCTTGGCCGAATGAATCTTCTCTCCACCGGCGACAAGGCCGATCACTGGGCTCTCGCCCTCCAGCTGATCGTAGCCGATGAACTCCGTCGGATGGTTATCCACAAACTCACGGTAAACGGTCAGATCCGCAGCACCGTGCTTCTTGGCCTGGTTGTCAGCCTTAGCGCGGGCCTTCTGCTCCGCCATGAAGGAGTGGAAGCCTTCCTCATCGACAGTCAGGCCCTGTTCGCGGGCCATCTCCAGTGTCAGGTCGATGGGGAAACCGTATGTGTCATGCAGCGTGAACGCTTTCTCGCCGGAGATTTCCGTCTTGCCGGCACCCTTAACTGCGGACACTTCCTGCTCAAACAGCTCCGTGCCGGACTCGAGGGTGCGAAGGAAAGCCTTCTCCTCATTCACAGCCACGGTGAGGATGCGCTCGCGGGCCTTCTCGATCTCCGGGTAGGAGGGCGTCATCGTATCCATAATCGTGGTGATGAACGTCTCCATCGTGTTGCCCTTAGCACCAAGGAGGCGAGCAGAACGGATGATGCGACGGAGAAGACGCCGCAGGATGTAGCCGCGCCCCTCGTTGCCGGGGGTAACGCCGTCAAGGATGATCATCATCGCGGTGCGGGAGTGATCCGCAATCACACGGAAGCGGATGTCATCCTCGTGAGAACCCTCACCGTAGGTCGAGCCAGTCAAGCGTTCCGCAGCATCGATGACGGGACGCAACAAATCTGTCTCGTACACATTGTCCACGCCCTGGAGGATACAGGCGATACGCTCGACACCCATGCCGGTATCGATGTTCTTCTTCGGCAACGGGCCGAGGATTTCGAAGTTGTCCTTGCCGGTACCCTCACCGCGCTCGTTCTGCATGAACACGAGGTTCCACACCTCGAGATAACGGTTGTCATCGGCGACCGGGCCGCCGTCCTTGCCGTATTCCGGACCGCGATCGTAGTAGATCTCAGAGCACGGACCACACGGGCCAGGAATACCCATGGACCAGTAGTTGTCCGCCATGCCAAGGCGCTGAATACGCTCTTCGGGAACGCCGATTTTGTCCCGCCAGATCTCTGCTGCCTCGTCATCGTCGAGGTAGACCGTTACCCACAGGCGCTCAGGGTCAAGGCCGTAGCCACCTTCGTCCTGCGAACCGGTCAAAAGCGTCCACGCGTGAGTGATTGCCCCTTCCTTAAAGTACTGGCCAAACGAGAAGTTACCAGCCATCTGGAAAAACGTGTTGTGACGGGTGGTGATGCCTACTTCTTCGATGTCGAGGGTACGCACGCACTTCTGGATGCTTGTTGC includes:
- the aroB gene encoding 3-dehydroquinate synthase, yielding MPDRQSIVVNAQRQYTVTIGNDLKKEVVAFIAGLEKARHVVLVHQPTLAHAASQLESELSLSGLVVTLAEIPDAEAGKTSAVLEKLWDLCGENNICRSDVVVGLGGGAATDLAGFLAATWMRGVPLVNIPTSLLGMVDAAVGGKTGINSSYGKNLVGSFYEPNAVFVDLDFLSTLPEEDLISGAAEIIKCGFIKDPAILEIVEKNPACFQEKAADLTSVITRSIQVKADVVSQDLRESGLREILNYGHTFGHGVENYEQYTWKHGYAVAVGMVFAAQLAKNRGLITQDLVDRHIKILDSVGLPTTYKQGIFGLVYESMKHDKKARAGKLRFVCLEGVGKTTRVEGPSFSELRAAYEALAAE
- a CDS encoding shikimate kinase; translation: MVRMSKPRVVLVGPPGAGKTTIGHRLASTLNIPFIDTDQLIEKEYGKACGDVFSELGEATFRDVEREAISLALSNHGIVSVGGGAVTTQATRDLFAGHTVVWLDVSDEAGFARTSAEGTRPVLEAENPKEHYAKLLATRRDWYRDVSMYRVRTDDKRPTAIVGEILEIIWG
- the aroC gene encoding chorismate synthase; the protein is MLRWSTSGESHGQALVALIEGMPRGIEMSTRDVQRALARRRLGYGRGARMKFEADEVTFLGGFRYGYTLGSPISIVIGNTEWPKWTTIMSADPVDENDPEVDKALHSGRGATLTRPRPGHADFAGMIKYGAEDARDILERSSARETAARVACGEVAKQLLAQVAGITILSHVVSIGGSQPKDTSVPQPGDEERIDASPVRAMSEEATAAMVARIDEAKKQGDTLGGVVEVVAHGLPIGLGSHVTAGSRLDGQLAQAVMSIQAIKGVEIGDGFEEANRPGSAAHDEIVTDDGVPTRASNRAGGLEGGMTNGQPLVVRAAMKPISTVPRALRTVDMSTGEPATAIHQRSDVCAVPAAAVVAESEVALVLARAVLDMFGGDTVGEITKRVSDYRAYVNELLTWGNGAHE
- a CDS encoding prepilin peptidase, yielding MWGDIAQAEQQLPATHLLVGVIAKGVDEWVGTAVLILTFVWMCLLVGWDVCFRRLPNWLTVPAWLVAPTACVVLDGAHAQERLLAGVVWVALYLAVGLLTGGVGGGDIKVAFPLGIIVGFPYLFAAVAGASVITLLSARPTHPVAHGPAMILAVVLCYYARSLCAGF
- a CDS encoding shikimate dehydrogenase, whose protein sequence is MNTCYVIGSPIAHSLSPVLHTAGYEAYGIAAEWTFLRHECVAEEVADFISHLDSSVRGVSVTMPCKFAALDVADEVSDRGATIGSANTLVHNEDGTWFADNTDCEGILGALEELGVAGTVRGRDAVVIGGGGTSRPALWALGYLGASGVTVVNRTDKSDELRPIVGDADFHYVDYSVDLASLTSDAAVVISTVPSVVLTGKEEDIAQCPVLDVIYDPRPTPLATAARKKGCSAVEGNVMLSYQSFSQFEQYTGLRAPRDAMRNALDEYLAE
- a CDS encoding endolytic transglycosylase MltG gives rise to the protein MLIGLILTLIAAIAFIGVKAQSGGDFRGDGNGQIVLAEIKPGSTLSELGPTLVETGVVSSNEAFQSAAATNTKAADVKPGFYKLQKKMSAEAAVNAFVNPENAIDLLKVPTGATLMDSKVVGGDTRFGIYSLISAISCSVGDSCLSPEELQSAGANADPTSLGVPSWAMGHVQEATGDPKRLEGLIEPGEYVIDPEASAEEILTQLVTTSAQSFTETGIVERAGAIGLSPYELLTAASLVEREAPAGEFDKVARVILNRLAKPMRLEFDSTVNYGLDEQEVATTDEDRARVTPWNTYAKDGLPATPIASPSIEAVTAMENPAPGNWLFFVTIDRDGTTVFNDTFEQHMADTQKAADSGVLDSNR
- the ruvX gene encoding Holliday junction resolvase RuvX, giving the protein MGLEDIEPSVAGVDDPGDGRRLALDVGTVRIGIASSDRDARMAMPVETVPRSHKRVGSEIPDGEDIRRIMQIVREYEPVEVIIGLPRDLKGNGSASVVHARDIGQRLERVLAGAGQAIPVRFADERLTTVIATQALHASGLTERAGRKVVDQAAAVEILQTWLDARRSYLATSQDKTQDEDGEADANGV
- the alaS gene encoding alanine--tRNA ligase; its protein translation is MQTHEIRERFTKHFVDAGHTPVPSASLILDDPTLLFVNAGMVPFKPYFLGQQNPPFENGTATSIQKCVRTLDIEEVGITTRHNTFFQMAGNFSFGQYFKEGAITHAWTLLTGSQDEGGYGLDPERLWVTVYLDDDEAAEIWRDKIGVPEERIQRLGMADNYWSMGIPGPCGPCSEIYYDRGPEYGKDGGPVADDNRYLEVWNLVFMQNERGEGTGKDNFEILGPLPKKNIDTGMGVERIACILQGVDNVYETDLLRPVIDAAERLTGSTYGEGSHEDDIRFRVIADHSRTAMMIILDGVTPGNEGRGYILRRLLRRIIRSARLLGAKGNTMETFITTIMDTMTPSYPEIEKARERILTVAVNEEKAFLRTLESGTELFEQEVSAVKGAGKTEISGEKAFTLHDTYGFPIDLTLEMAREQGLTVDEEGFHSFMAEQKARAKADNQAKKHGAADLTVYREFVDNHPTEFIGYDQLEGESPVIGLVAGGEKIHSAKEGDEVEVIVEATPMYAEAGGQLGDRGTMTIGDATLNVNDVQKIGKKLWLHKSTVTAGGFEVGDTAALHVDEQWRHAARQAHSATHLIHAALRQTLGPTAVQAGSMNKPGYLRFDFNYAQALTPKQLEEIERITNEAVDTDWTVNTNEMPLEEAKAMGAMALFGENYGDIVRVVEIGGPFSMELCGGTHVARSAQIGPVAVLGESSVGSGVRRIEAYSGLNSFSYLSKERSLAEGLATALKTPSDDLPERIAQLTEKLKAAEKEIENLHAKALADRVGALVDSAKKAGSFELIAENLGETVGAKDLRAMAQDLANRLGSCSAVVVLGGSQGGKAPFAVAATAAAVDAGIKAGDVVKVIGEHVGGKGGGKPNLAQGSGSNPAGFTAAFDAVTRDLAAR